The following proteins are encoded in a genomic region of Fusarium keratoplasticum isolate Fu6.1 chromosome 9, whole genome shotgun sequence:
- a CDS encoding MMtag domain-containing protein, translated as MDLLSSIRKSGSRGGVNFSWDDVATSSHRENYLGHSLKAPVGRWQKGRDLNWYAKADDESGKDDETGETEEERRERERKEELRKVKEAEEDAMAAALGLPPPVRNSSGANAVEVGAKRQMGPASGPPGDEEPTDGKRERSRRHDDAERRERRRHRSRSRSRDRERRHRRHRRSRSRDHDRDRDEDRPRERNRDRDERRHRRGRDQDDAGEGGDRRRRDRSRDRRRSRSRDHRRRSSSPRPRRRD; from the coding sequence ATGGATCTGCTCTCCAGCATCCGCAAGTCTGGGTCCAGAGGAGGCGTCAACTTCAGCTGGGACGACGTCGCAACCTCGAGCCACCGCGAAAACTACCTCGGACACAGTCTCAAGGCCCCCGTCGGACGATGGCAGAAGGGCCGCGATCTCAACTGGTACGCCAAAGCCGATGACGAATCGGGAAAGGACGATGAGACTGgcgagacggaggaggaacGTCGCGAGAGGGAGCGCAAAGAGGAGCTACgaaaggtcaaggaggcagaggaagaTGCCATGGCTGCAGCTCTAGGGCTCCCTCCTCCTGTGCGGAATAGCTCTGGCGCGAACGCAGTCGAAGTCGGGGCCAAGCGACAAATGGGACCGGCGAGCGGGCCACCAGGCGACGAGGAACCTACGGACGGAAAGAGGGAACGCTCGCggcgccatgatgatgctgagagGCGAGAAAGGAGGCGACACCGGAGTCGAAGTCGGAGCCGAGACCGTGAACGTCGCCACAGGAGGCACAGAAGGAGTAGGAGCCGTGATCACGACAGGGACAGAGATGAGGACAGACCCAGAGAGCGGAATCGGGATCGAGATGAGCGCAGACATCGCCGCGGTCGTGACCAAGATGACGCGGGCGAAGGGGGTGatcgacgacgaagagatAGGAGCAGGGACCGCCGAcgatcaaggtcaagagaCCATCGCAGACGCAGCTCCAGCCCCAGGCCCCGTCGACGAGACTAA
- a CDS encoding Mediator of RNA polymerase II transcription subunit 6, translating into MSNPNDPPLDEIQWRSPIAIANMGGLHSNSILFYFAESPFFERTSNNAVVYNQAMNNSAMFSDIQTREAFEGRLNTMAGLEFRVAEEPAETGPGAGTGVWVIRKQTRRKHYEARDEIIVHASYFVVGENIYMAPTLNDILAARIMTMSSAIARAASSAESIRKWRPSLGHVYQLPSNQPPARSKAQDSAAATPMPEEASKASALPATASQKDDEASLERLVEESLMVHMKYGGEYIDENPITGRPGEFHLSSTGRKVIPPPQLAKSEGIGSISGPTINTKVDDKKDDKSKTPKSATMSKPRRKKSKMLSTSTPAAS; encoded by the exons ATGTCAAACCCCAACGACCCCCCTCTCGACGAGATCCAATGGCGCTCCCCGATCGCGATCGCCAACATGGGCGGCCTGCACAGCAACAGCATCCTCTTCTACTTCGCCGAGTCGCCCTTTTTCGAACGCACGTCTAACAATGCCGTCGTCTACAACCAGGCCATGAACAACTCGGCCATGTTCTCCGACATTCAGACCCGCGAGGCCTTTGAGGGCCGTCTTAACACTATGGCTGGACTCGAGTTTCGCGTCGCGGAGGAGCCTGCTGAGACGGGACCTGGGGCTGGTACTGGTGTGTGGGTGATTCGCAAACAGACACGGCGGAAGCACTACGAGGCTAGGGACGAGATCATTGTTCATGCTTCGTACTTTGTGGTGGGAGAGAATATCTATATGGCGCCTACCCTCAATGACATTCTAGCGGCGAGGATC ATGACAATGTCCTCGGCGATCGCGCGAGCAGCATCCTCCGCTGAGAGCATCAGGAAGTGGCGTCCTTCTCTCGGCCACGTGTACCAACTACCCTCGAACCAACCCCCAGCACGATCCAAGGCCCAAGATTCTGCTGCCGCCACGCCAATGCCcgaagaagcaagcaaggccTCCGCTCTTCCTGCGACGGCGTCTCagaaggacgacgaggcATCGCTGGAGAGGCTTGTGGAGGAATCCCTCATGGTTCACATGAAATACGGCGGCGAATACATCGACGAGAACCCTATCACCGGTCGTCCAGGAGAATTCCATCTTTCATCCACCGGTCGCAAGGTCATCCCTCCACCTCAACTTGCCAAGTCTGAGGGCATTGGGAGTATCAGCGGGCCAActatcaacaccaaggtcgatgacaagaaggacgACAAAAGCAAGACGCCCAAGTCAGCGACCATGTCAAAGCCGCGGcgcaagaagagcaagatgTTGAGCACCAGCACACCCGCTGCATCCTGA
- a CDS encoding Serine/threonine-protein phosphatase: MDPESEYNAPPSVEERRNVQVDNAIRAIQEKKPVPEIDFTIHTMEDGSQVSTLERVCKDVQAPAMYKPTDDQFFEDETQTKPDIQFLKQHFYREGRLTEEQALWIIRKGTELLRAEPNLLEMDAPITVCGDVHGQYYDLMKLFEVGGDPAETRYLFLGDYVDRGYFSIECVLYLWCLKIHYPKTLWLLRGNHECRHLTDYFTFKLECKHKYSEVVYEACMESFCALPLAAVMNKQFLCIHGGLSPELHTLDDLKSIDRFREPPTQGLMCDILWADPLEDFGQEKTSDYFLHNHVRGCSYFFSYPAACAFLEKNNLLSIIRAHEAQDAGYRMYRKTRTTGFPSVMTIFSAPNYLDVYNNKAAVLKYENNVMNIRQFNCTPHPYWLPNFMDVFTWSLPFVGEKITDMLIAILSTCSEEELKEETPSSTSPGPASPALSQDPESIEVRRRAIKNKILAIGRLSRVFQVLREESEKVTELKTVSGGRLPAGTLMLGAEGLKNAINTFEDARKVDLQNERLPPTHEEVVKHQEEERQTALQKAAEEANNDTKLQQLSRRLSTDRKSRSAASSS, encoded by the exons ATGGACCCCGAGAGCGAGTACAACGCTCCGCCCTCTGTCGAGGAGCGGCGCAACGTCCAGGTCGATAATGCAATCCGCGCGAttcaggagaagaagcccgtcCCCGAGATCGACTTCACCATCCATACCATGGAGGATGGCTCCCAGGTCAGCACCTTGGAGCGTGTGTGCAAAG ATGTCCAAGCACCCGCCATGTACAAGCCTACCGACGATCAGTTCTTCGAGGACGAGACCCAGACCAAGCCCGACATTCAATTCCTCAAGCAGCATTTCTATCGCGAGGGCCGCCTCACCGAGGAGCAGGCTCTCTGGATCATTCGCAAGGGCACAGAGCTCCTGCGCGCCGAGCCCAACCTTCTCGAGATGGACGCTCCCATCACCGTCTGTGGTGACGTCCACGGCCAGTACTACGATCTCATGAAGCTGTTCGAAGTCGGCGGCGACCCTGCCGAGACCCGATACCTGTTCCTCGGTGACTACGTCGACCGTGGCTACTTCAGTATAGAGTGTGTTCTCTACCTGTGGTGTCTGAAGATTCACTACCCTAAGACCCTCTGGCTGCTGCGAGGAAACCACGAGTGTCGCCACTTGACCGACTACTTCACCTTCAAGCTCGAGTGCAAGCATAAGTACTCCGAGGTCGTGTACGAGGCCTGCATGGAGTCCTTCTGTGCCCTTCCTCTCGCCGCTGTCATGAACAAGCAGTTCCTCTGCATTCATGGTGGCCTGAGCCCCGAGCTCCACACTCTCGATGACCTAAAAAGC ATTGACCGTTTCCGTGAGCCTCCCACCCAGGGCCTCATGTGCGACATCCTCTGGGCCGATCCCCTTGAAGACTTTGGCCAGGAAAAGACCAGCGACTACTTCTTGCACAACCATGTCCGAGGTTGCTCGTACTTCTTCTCTTACCCTGCCGCCTGCgccttcttggagaagaaTAATCTTCTCTCCATTATCCGCGCCCACGAGGCCCAAGACGCCGGTTATCGAATGTATCGCAAGACCCGAACCACTGGTTTCCCCAGTGTCATGACCATTTTCTCCGCTCCCAACTACCTCGATGTTTACAACAATAAGGCCGCTGTTTTGAAGTATGAGAACAACGTCATGAACATTCGACAGTTCAACTGCACTCCTCACCCCTACTGGCTCCCCAACTTCATGGATGTCTTCACCTGGTCTCTGCCTTTCGTTGGAGAGAAGATCACCGATATGCTCATCGCTATTCTCAGCACCTGCTCCGAGGAAGAGCTTAAGGAGGAGACACCCTCTTCTACCTCCCCTGGACCCGCTTCACCTGCGCTGTCCCAGGATCCCGAGTCGATCGAGGTCAGGCGAAGagccatcaagaacaagattcTCGCCATTGGACGATTGTCCCGTGTGTTCCAGGTCCTGCGAGAGGAGTCGGAGAAGGTCACGGAGCTCAAGACTGTCTCTGGTGGAAGACTGCCAGCTGGCACACTCATGCTGGGTGCTGAGGGTCTGAAGAACGCCATCAACACGTTCGAAGACGCTCGAAAGGTTGATTTGCAGAACGAGAGGCTGCCCCCTACACATGAGGAGGTTGTGAAGCatcaggaggaggagcgacAGACGGCGCTGCAGAAGGCCGCGGAGGAGGCCAACAATGATACCAAGTTGCAGCAGCTGTCCAGGAGACTGAGCAC GGATCGCAAGAGTCGATCAGCCGCGTCATCGTCATAA
- a CDS encoding Trimethyllysine dioxygenase yields MIGRLSAVTRPSSAVLLGRSAARRARNHAVAGFKASTTRWSSSGRTVALANGSKISLSRKEQGRPAHRTFPNLWLRDNCQCTQCVNQDTRQRNFDTFQLPEDVHPVNFSETEKHLEVQWSDSHKSQHPWSWLDSWFEGGYAEQFGQDEPRVFWNSSIEDAPPEVAFDAVMSKSDEKGMADLTRNIWVHGFSFVVDTPPTPEATESLLEKVGPIRTTHYGGFYDFIPDLALADTAYTNLALPAHTDTTYFSEPAGLQAFHLLSHHAPPNAKPSDDALGGQSLLVDGFHIASTLKKESPEAYETLRTIQVPWHASGNKGIAIVPDRTYPVIEEDNGELTRVRWNNDDRGILDVFNAERWYSAARKWNEIIRRRSSEYWFQLTPGRVVIFDNWRVMHGRSAFEGIRRICGAYTPRDDFMSRYRETNFPHETVIGRNLNMRSRQPTENKQEYEAITRAP; encoded by the exons ATGATCGGCCGACTCAGTGCTGTTACCCGTCCCTCAAG CGCCGTTCTGTTGGGCCGCTCTGCAGCCAGACGTGCGCGCAACCATGCTGTTGCCGGCTTCAAGGCATCCACCACGAGATGGTCATCCAGTGGCAGAACTGTCGCGCTTGCGAATGGATCCAAAATCAGCCTGAGCCGCAAGGAGCAAGGACGCCCTGCTCATCGGACGTT TCCCAATTTGTGGTTGCG GGATAACTGCCAGTGCACCCAGTGCGTCAATCAGGACACGCGGCAGCGAAACTTTGATACATTCCAG TTGCCAGAGGACGTCCACCCAGTCAATTTCTCAGAGACTGAGAAGCATCTCGAGGTTCAGT GGTCTGATTCGCACAAGAGTCAACATCCCTGGTCCTGGCTCGACAGCTGGTTCGAGGGAGGATATGCCGAGCAGTTTGGCCAAGACGA GCCTCGAGTGTTCTGGAACTCAAGCATCGAGGATGCACCCCCCGAGGTTGCCTTTGATGCTGTCATGAGCAAGTCTGATGAAAAGGGCATGGCTGATCTCACCAGAAACATT TGGGTGCATGGATTTAGTTTCGTTGTCGACACACCCCCAACACCAGAGGCCACCGAATCCCTCCTGGAAAAGGTTGGCCCTATCCGAACCACTCACTACGGAGGGTTCTACGACTTCATCCCAGATCTTGCTCTGGCCGACACAGCGTACACAAACCTTGCCCTCCCTGCTCACACAGATACGACCTATTTCAGCGAGCCTGCTGGCCTACAGGCTTTCCACTTGCTATCCCACCACGCCCCCCCTAACGCAAAGCCAAGCGATGACGCTCTTGGTGGCCAGTCACTCCTTGTCGATGGCTTTCACATTGCCAGCACACTGAAGAAGGAGTCCCCCGAGGCGTACGAGACCCTTCGAACGATTCAGGTTCCATGGCACGCCAGCGGCAACAAGGGCATTGCCATCGTGCCGGACCGCACATACCCTGtcatcgaggaggacaatGGCGAGCTGACTCGAGTTCGCTGGAACAATGATGACCGTGGCATCTTGGATGTCTTTAATGCCGAGAGGTGGTATAGTGCAGCTCGCAAGTGGAACGAGATTATTCGTCGCCGAAGCAGCGAGTACTGGTTCCAGCTGACGCCAGGTCGCGTCGTCA TCTTTGACAACTGGCGCGTCATGCACGGTCGAAGCGCTTTCGAGGGCATCCGACGTATCTGTGGAGCTTACA CCCCTCGAGATGACTTTATGTCTCGTTACCGCGAGACCAACTTCCCCCACGAAACGGTTATTGGACGCAACCTCAACATGAGGTCGAGGCAACCGACGGAGAACAAGCAGGAGTATGAGGCTATCACTCGAGCACCTTGA
- a CDS encoding USP domain-containing protein, with the protein MTHQERLEFEDLYDNFVTAHRRPYHRESTWDKITQPSILLSVLIVAVTVGYNFYATSATLREWIQLLGRCFWDALVAIVPERLLDVFDTPDTSTSNSTSKSMLHDDKSAHAAKSERLRRVMGLDSSRGMMASVFQVRNRALSMTGGVLGLKLDGDHPPGLGNMDNSCYQNSILQGLSSLKPLPEYLSACLEASDNEDVDRDVAQTLRTLINDLNDVSNYGRTLWTPSLLKSMSTFTQQDAQEYFSKILDDVDKSVAKALKSAQPQNPGLAAKVEKDDTAASEHSDDSGYQSLSSSGTLDNKLPRNPLEGLLAQRVACIQCGHSDGLSMIPFTCLTLSLGLDKNRHDLYERLDAYSKVEAIENVECAKCTLLKAQKLLTILVERLRETGKTDEQLAEPLRRLEAVELALEEDDFEEKTLTEKCKISQQSKVSTTKTKQIVVARPPQSLAIHMQRSVFDPSTFNMMKNSAPVNYPMTLDLGPWCLGSTGEAIPNSDPDANAEDGEKWTSDPRQSMIAGDLGVSRLTGPIYELRAVVTHYGRHENGHYICYRKYPRHSPPTKAVEDEASSEPGDQPEAEVSTKVQGKEEDSESEMDWWRLSDHNVSMVSEETVLSLSPGVFMLFYDCVDPTMVLTEDVKMQDADEVTDEVAVAVTDTPTEQAGKENQVEQGVESQAANGKAEEKCVGEDAAPLACAEGDAETETGGLNMDEDKGEVEAEIASQKPAEEERAEKSGGKKAKRKKKRRKN; encoded by the coding sequence ATGACGCATCAGGAACGCCTCGAATTCGAGGACCTCTACGACAACTTTGTCACGGCTCATCGAAGGCCCTACCATCGGGAATCCACCTGGGACAAGATCACCCAGCCgagcatcctcctctcggtcctcatcgtcgccgtcacTGTCGGATACAACTTCTATGCGACTTCTGCTACACTCCGGGAGTGGATACAGTTGCTTGGACGGTGCTTCTGGGATGCTCTCGTGGCCATCGTCCCAGAGCGCCTCCTGGATGTCTTTGATACCCCAGATACTTCGACTTCGAACTCGACCTCGAAATCCATGTTGCACGACGATAAAAGCGCCCATGCCGCCAAGAGCGAGAGGTTGCGGAGGGTGATGGGCCTGGACAGCTCCAGGGGAATGATGGCCTCTGTGTTCCAGGTCAGGAATCGCGCCCTGTCTATGACCGGTGGCGTCCTGGGCTTGAAGCTAGATGGCGATCACCCACCTGGGCTAGGAAATATGGACAACTCGTGCTACCAGAACAGCATCCTCCAGGGATTGTCTTCTTTAAAGCCTCTTCCAGAGTATCTCTCGGCCTGTCTCGAAGCTTCCGACAACGAAGATGTCGATCGCGATGTTGCGCAGACATTACGAACACTGATTAACGATCTGAACGATGTGTCGAATTACGGACGGACGCTGTGGACGCCAAGTCTCCTCAAGTCAATGAGTACATTCACGCAGCAGGATGCGCAGGAGTACTTTTCAAAAatccttgatgatgtcgacaAGAGCGTCGCCAAGGCCCTGAAGAGCGCCCAACCACAGAACCCTGGTTTAGCAGCCAAAGTGGAGAAGGACGACACAGCTGCTAGTGAGCATAGCGACGACAGCGGTTATCAAAGTCTTAGCAGTTCCGGCACACTCGACAACAAGCTACCACGGAATCCTTTGGAGGGGCTTCTCGCGCAGAGAGTGGCATGCATTCAGTGTGGCCACTCGGACGGTCTGTCCATGATACCCTTTACTTGCCTTACTCTGAGTCTTGGACTTGATAAGAACCGACACGACCTCTATGAGCGATTGGATGCTTACAGCAAAGTTGAGGCGATCGAAAATGTGGAGTGCGCCAAATGCACACTCCTCAAAGCCCAGAAGCTTTTGACCATATTGGTGGAGAGGTTACGCGAGACAGGGAAAACCGATGAACAACTCGCAGAACCGTTGCGCAGACTGGAAGCTGTGGAATTGGCactggaggaagacgacTTTGAAGAGAAGACGTTGACGGAGAAGTGCAAGATCTCGCAGCAGAGCAAGGTCAGCACAACCAAGACGAAACAGATTGTTGTGGCCCGACCTCCTCAGAGCCTTGCGATTCACATGCAACGATCGGTATTCGACCCTTCGACATTTAACATGATGAAGAACTCGGCTCCGGTCAACTATCCCATGACGTTAGATCTTGGTCCTTGGTGTCTCGGTAGTACCGGAGAAGCTATCCCGAACTCTGACCCTGATGCCAATGCGGAAGACGGGGAGAAATGGACATCTGATCCCAGGCAATCAATGATCGCGGGCGACTTGGGGGTGTCGAGGCTGACAGGGCCCATCTACGAGCTTCGAGCGGTGGTGACGCATTACGGCCGACACGAGAATGGACACTATATCTGCTATCGCAAATATCCCAGGCATAGCCCGCCTACCAAGGcggttgaagatgaggcctCTTCCGAACCGGGCGACCAGCCGGAGGCGGAGGTCAGTACAAAGGtgcaaggcaaagaagaggacAGCGAGTCCGAGATGGACTGGTGGCGGCTGAGTGATCACAATGTGTCGATGGTCAGCGAAGAGACCGTCCTGAGCCTGTCACCTGGGGTTTTCATGCTGTTTTACGACTGCGTGGATCCTACGATGGTACTCACGGAGGACGTCAAAATGCAGGACGCAGACGAGGTCACAGATGAGGTTGCAGTTGCAGTCACAGATACCCCGACAGAACAGGCAGGGAAGGAGAATCAAGTCGAACAGGGGGTTGAGAGTCAAGCGGccaatggcaaggcagaggagAAATGTGTTGGCGAGGACGCTGCACCGTTAGCTTGCGCAGAAGGGGATGCTGAGACTGAAACAGGTGGCTTAAacatggacgaggacaagggcgaggttgaggcagAGATAGCCTCACAGAAGCCAGCAGAAGAGGAGCGGGCGGAGAAAAGCGGCGGGAAGAAGGCaaagcgcaagaagaagcggaggAAGAATTAG
- a CDS encoding TPT domain-containing protein, which translates to MAASPPRDLESGRAQLEVEDPNAATKNDEIPTSKGYKLHPSVYIITWIFFSNLTILFNKWLIDTANFRYPIILTTWHLVFATVATQLLARTTTLLDSRHALPLSRSMYIRTILPIGILYSSSLVFSNVVYLYLSVAFIQMLKSTGPVCVLIASWIWGVAQPNSTTLANIMLIVFGVGLASLGEIEFSWLGFIFQMCGTISEAVRLVMIQVMLSAEGLRMDPLVGLYYYAPVCTVMNFVVVIFSEGPKFQWEDVTKAGYGMLFLNAFVAFILNVVSVFLIGKTSGLVMALSGILKSILLVAASVLIWQTKITILQVLGYSLALVGLVLYSVGYEQLVKGWHETLTWAAGVWNAEGDNKMSPTMRKGIIVGVLGFFTVVLAGSLWHFHGLSSQQVVSLTSSWFNSAT; encoded by the exons ATGGCGGCTTCACCACCTCGAGACCTCGAATCGGGAAGGGCCCagctcgaggtcgaggatCCCAACGCCGCGACCAAGAACGACGAGATTCCGACTTCAAAGGGTTACAAGCTTCACCCGTCGGTGTACATCAT AACATGGATCTTCTTTTCCAACCTTACTATTCTGTTCAACAAGTGGCTCATTGACACTGCTAATTTCC GATACC ccatcatcctcacAACATGGCACCTCGTCTTCGCAACCGTAGCAACCCAGCTCCTCGCCCGCACCACGACCCTCCTCGACTCCCGCCAcgccctccctctctcgCGGAGCATGTACATCCGCACCATCCTCCCCATCGGAATCCTCTACTCGAGCTCCCTCGTCTTTTCGAATGTCGTCTACCTCTACCTCTCGGTCGCCTTCATCCAGATGCTCAAGTCGACGGGTCCCGTGTGCGTGCTCATCGCCTCGTGGATCTGGGGCGTTGCGCAGCCCAACAGCACCACGCTCGCAAACATCATGCTCATCGTGTTTGGCGTTGGACTTGCTAGTCTAGGAGAGATTGAGTTTTCGTGGCTGGGCTTCATCTTTCAGATGTGCGGTACCATTTCTGAAGCTGTGCGTCTTGTCATGATCCAGGTCATGCTCAGCGCAGAGGGCCTTCGCATGGATCCTCTCGTCGGTCTCTACTACTACGCCCCCGTCTGCACAGTCATGAACTTTGTGGTTGTTATTTTCAGCGAGGGTCCCAAGTTTCAGTGGGAAGATGTAACCAAGGCTGGCTATGGCATGCTGTTCCTTAACGCGTTTGTTGCGTTTATCCTCAACGTGGTCAGCGTTTTCCTG ATTGGCAAGACTTCTGGCCTCGTCATGGCTCTGAGCGGCATCCTCAAGAGcattctcctcgtcgccgcctcCGTTCTAATCTGGCAAACAAAGATCACCATCCTCCAGGTCCTGGGCTActccctcgccctcgtcggcctcgtcctctACTCCGTCGGATACGAGCAGCTCGTCAAGGGCTGGCACGAGACGCTCACCTGGGCCGCTGGTGTCTGGAACGCCGAGGGCGACAACAAGATGTCGCCTACGATGCGCAAGGGCATCATCGTTGGtgtccttggcttcttcaCTGTCGTCCTTGCTGGCTCCCTGTGGCACTTCCACGGACTTTCTAGCCAGCAGGTAGTGAGCCTGACGAGTTCTTGGTTCAACAGTGCGACATGA